GCGTCTTCGACGACCTCGAGGACCACCTCTGCCGGAACGACGACAATCGCGAGGTCGGCGTCAGTTTCCTCGATCCCGTCGTGGCACGGCCGTCCGAACACCCGTTCGACGTTCGGGTTCACTGGGAGCACGTCGCCGTCGAAATCGGCGAGCAAATTCCGCAGTATCGCCGCCCCGATCGACCCCTCCCGATCCGTCGCCCCGACAACCGCAACGCGCTCGGCGTCGAACATCCCAGATGCACTGGCCATCCACGATGACCTGTGCTCCACGGGGAAAAATACTCGTCGGTCGTCCCCACTGTCCGAGAGCCAACGCGAACGACCGCTGCTCACTCGCCGTCGTCGCCGTTCGAGATCGGGGCGGATCGAGCACCCTCAGAGCGCGTTCGTCGGGCGTCCACCGGTCGCCGTCGGATGCGGTTGGCGACGGCCGCGGCGAGGTAGGCCGAGATGGCCACGAGCACGATCGTCCCGCCTGCGGCGACGTCGTAGACGTACGAGAGCGTGACGCCGGTGATCGTCGCGAACTGCCCGACCGCGACCGCGGCCGCGGCGGAGCGCTTGAACCCGCTCACTGCCGTCGTCGTCGCCACGGGGATCACGAGCATCGCGGCGACGAGGATGACGCCCATGATCTGCATCGCCCCGACGACGACGACGGCGGTCAACACCGCGAGCAGCCGATTGTATCGCGCCACGTCGAGGCCGGCCGCGCGGGCCCCGATCTCGTCGAAGGTCACGTACAGCAGCGGGCGGTATGCGAGGGCGATCGCAGCGCCAACGACGATCGTCATTCCCAACAGGAGTGCGGCGTTCGTCCGCGACACCGTCGCGAGCGAACCGAAGAGATACGCGTTGATGCCGACCGAGATCCCGCCGTCGGTCGCCGTGATCAGTACGCTGCCGATCGCGAACGATCCCGTCAGGACGATGGCCAGCGACGTATCCCGATAGGCGCCGGCGTAATCGATGAGCATCTGAACGAGCAACGCGGCGAGCGAGGCGACCACGAGCGCCACGAGCAACGGCGGGAGGGTCACCGCGAACACCGCGTTCGCGAACAGTCCGGCAGCGACTCCGGCGAACGCCGAGTGGGCGAGCGTATCGCCGATCATCGCCATCTCCCGATGAACGAGGAACGTCCCGACGAGCGGACCGATGAGTGCGATGCAGATCGCGGCCAAGTACGCTCGCTGCATGAACGCGAAGCCGAGGGCGTCGATACCGCTCACCTCCGCGACGAACCGCATCGCGCCGCCCCAGACGCCATCGAGAATCACGTCCCGTAGCTCCCCGATGGGTCCGGCGACTGTCAACGCGGGATCGACCGCTCCTCTCGGTGTGTCGTTTGGATTCATCAGTGGTCGTGGTGGACGACGCCCTGTGCGCCGCCGTACGCGTCTGCCAGCGCATTGGTTTCGACGAAGCGCTCGGGGTCGCCGTGGAAGAACAGCTCCCGGTTGAGACAGGCTATTTCGGACGCGTGAGTGGTCACGACGCCGATGTCGTGCTCGATAAGCACGATCGTGAGTCCCTCGTCGTTCAGTCCGTGGAGCAGGTCGTAGAACGTCTCTCGGGATTCGGCGTCCACGCCGACCGTCGGCTCATCGAGCGCCAACAGGTCCGCCTCCGAGGCGATCGCCCGGGCGATGAACACGCGCTGTCGCTGTCCCCCCGAGAGACGCCCGACACGTCGATCGGCGAGGTCCGTGATTCCGACGCGCTCCATCGCTCCGTCGATCGCTCGACGGTCCCCATCGTCGAACCGGCCGACCCATCGGTACGGATAGCGGCCCATCCGGACGGCCTCCCGAACGGTGATCGGCATCTCGCTTTGGGCGGTCGTCACGTCCTGCGGCACGTAACCGATACGCTCCCCGTCGTCGAAGGCGTGGGCGGGCTCGTCGAAGAGGGTCACCGTGCCGTTATCGGGTCGGTGAAGGCCGATCATTAGCTTGAGCAGCGTCGTCTTCCCGGAACCGTTCGGTCCCACGAGGCCGAGGAACTCCCCCTCGTCGATATCGAGCGTCACCCGCTCGACGACCGGCTGCTCGCCGTAGGCGAACGTGACGTCGTCGACCTCGACCGCTGTCATTATGCGTTCAATACCCGCTCTATCGTTGGAAGGTTAACGTTTTCCATAACGTCGAGGTAGCCCCACTCGTCCCCCGCCCACTCGTCGGTCAGTCCCGGCATCGCGGTCAGTGGGAGCACTTCCTCGGCGTCGGTCTCGGCGACCAACTGTTCGGCCGCCGCCTGCGATTCAAGGGGGTCCGCACAGATGTATCGAAGATCGTGTGTCGAGATGACCTCCTGGGCGGCCTCGATATCCCGGGGCGTCGGAATGTCGTCCGGGGAGACGCTCGTGAGCGCTTCGATCCGCACGCCGTAGCGGTCGGAGAAATATCCGAACGAATCGTGGCCCGCGATCAGGATGACGTCGTTGGACGCATCGGCGACGATCGTTTCGATTCGTTCGTGGAGATCGTCGAGGCGGCCGTTGAATGCCTCCGCGTTCTCGGCGTACACGTCGGCATCTTCGGCGTCTACCTCCGTGAGTCCTCGACGGACGTTCCCAACCGCCTCTTTCACGCGAAGTGGATCCATCCAGAAGTGAGGGTCCATCCCTCCGCTGTGGTCGTGCCCGTGTCCCTCTTCATCTTCGTGGTTGTGTTCGTCTTCGTGGTTGTGTTCGTCTTCGTGGTTGTGTTCGTCTTCGTGGTTGTGTTCGTCTTCGTGGTTGTGCTCGTCTTCGTGGTTGTGCTCGTCTTCGTGGTTGTGCTCGTCTTCGTGATTCTCTTGGTGGTCGGAGTGCCCGGCCTCGATCAGCGAAATCCCCGCGCTGGCATCGATCGGCACGACGTCGGAGCCGTCCGCATCGAGGTCGCGCTTGATGTCGTCGACCCACGGCTGGAAGCCGTCCATGCCATGGACGAAGAGGTCCGCCCCGTGAATTTCCTCGCGCACCCTCGGGCCGGGCTCCCAGCCGTGGCCGTGCTGGCCCACCGGAACGAGGAGGTCGGCGTTTGCGGCGTCGCCCGCGACCTGCGAGGTGACGTCGCCGAAGACGAAAAACGACGCCTGCGCCGTCGTTCCGGTCGTTTCCCCTCCCGTCTGTCCACCTGAGCGGTCGAGACAGCCGGCGACACCGCCGGAGAAAGCGGTTACGGCTCCGGCGGCCAACAGTCGTCGTCTGGTAAGATCCATCTCTGATTATCAATTTGTGGCAAAGATATAATAAAATTACTATTCTACGCGCCTTCGAATAATAATATGTGTCATGTATGGTGGCTTTGATAATACCCTGCCCACGGTCGGCGGCCTCTCCATCGCCCCGAGGCCGGACTACTGGTTGACGTCGATGAGGGGTGCGTCAGCGAGTTCTGCGAGCGTCTCCGGCTCGATCTCGAAGACCGCCTTCGGCGTTCCGGCAGCGGCCCACACGGTCTCGAACTCCGCGAGCGTCTCGTCCATGAACACCGGAACCTCGGTGGCGTGACAGAACGGCGGGACGCCACCGATCGACCAGCCGAGCGTCTCCTTTATCGCGTCGGCGTCGGCCATCGATACGTCGTCCTGCTTCACGCCCACGGTAGCGGCGATCTTCGCCATGTCGACGCGGTTCGCACCGCTCGTGACCGAAACGACGAGTCCGTCGCCGGCCGAGAGAACGATCCCGCTCGCGATCTGTGCGACGGAACAGCCGACTGCCTCGGCGGCGTCGGCCGCCGTCTTCGTCCCCTCGGGAAACTCCCGTACGTCGACGTCGATGCCGTACTCGTCCCTCGCGGTCCGTGTGAACTCTTCGGCTCGTGGATGCATGGTCCCGGATGCGTTGCGGCCGCGTTTCAAGATCACGGTTCGGCAGTCACCGAGCCGAGAGCCCGTCCGAAAGCGCTCCGAGCGCGCGGTCACCCCCGCTCGAAAGAGGAGTTCCATGACCCATGCATGCGGCTTCGAAGCGTTTCCCGGCGATCCGGGCGATGCTCGCTTCGATCCGATCGGTGTCGTACGAATCGATCCACGGCGGCGGGACGAACCCGGTCGCGGTGTTCCACACGAGATCACCGAGCATCGCGGCGTCCAACTCCTCTTGAAGATACACCGTGTGACCAGGGTTGTGTCCCGGCGTGTGAAACGCGTCGAATCCGCCGATCCGGTCCCCGTCGACGACGGGGCGAAGCTCGATCCCCGAAAGCGGGTACAGCCGTCGCACGATCCGGTGAAACGCCCCCTTGTGATGCCGCCACGACGGCGACCACGCACGACGAACGAGGCGGCAATCCAGCGCGCCAACGTAGACCGGCGCGTCGAGGTCGATCCTGGCCAACCCCCCGACGTGATCGATGTCGTAGTGCGTCAAGAGCACGCGATCGATCTCAGAGACGGCGTATCCGGCCGCTCGTATCTGGCCGGTCAGCGAGCGGCGGGGGAGCGGCACTCCGGCGTCGACGAGCGTCACCTCCCCATCGTCGACGAGGTACGCGTTCGCGCCGATCGGCTCGGGCCACGCGATCTCAAGGAGCGTGACGCCGTCCGTGACCCGACGAGCCATGTTCCATATTGTCTGGCCACCCTCTTCACGGTGACGTGTCGCTGCTCCGAGCGAAGCATTTCGGCCAACAAACCCATATGTATCACGTGCCCAGGTACGCCGAATGAGACGAAGAGCACTCCTCGCCGGGGCGGGCGGACTCACCGTCTCAGCGCTCTCTGGCTGTCTCGGAACCGCTGGATTGGACGAGTACGAAGCGACGCCGGCCGGGGTCGACCCCGCCGTTCGTGAGGAGACGGGGTACGAACAGACCGACGTCCGGGATCTCGTCGTGCGGGAAACCGTCGGGTTCGGAGGGGTCTCCGAGGAGATCGTCGTCACGAACTACCTCACGGAGCACGAGAAGTCGATCAGTCTTGGCCCCTTCGGTAGCGTTCGAGTGGCGGCGTTCGTCCTCCTCACCTCGCCACAGATCTCGATCGCTGGGCAGGCGTTCAATCCGATCGCCGAGATGTCCACGAGGGAGTTGGTCGACCTGCTCGAAGCCGACTTCGAGGGGATCAACAACGTCGAGCACGTCTCCGACGGCGAAGTCAGGATCCTCGACCAGGAGACGGTCGAATCGATCTTCGAGGGGAAAGCACAGGTCAACGGGACCACCGTGGACGTGAACATCCACATCACCGAAAGCGTGCAGACGACCAACGATCACCTCATCACGGTCGGCGTCTATCCGACCCAGGTTGGGTCCTCTGAGGAGGAGAACGTTCGCGCTCTGATGGGTGGCGTGGTCGAACGGACCGATTGATCTCCCCGCCGGACTCTTCACCTGTTGTCGGTTCCAGTCAACGATCTTCGGCGTACTCCGGGACGAGTTCCTCCAACAGTTGC
This genomic window from Natronomonas salsuginis contains:
- a CDS encoding metal ABC transporter permease, whose amino-acid sequence is MNPNDTPRGAVDPALTVAGPIGELRDVILDGVWGGAMRFVAEVSGIDALGFAFMQRAYLAAICIALIGPLVGTFLVHREMAMIGDTLAHSAFAGVAAGLFANAVFAVTLPPLLVALVVASLAALLVQMLIDYAGAYRDTSLAIVLTGSFAIGSVLITATDGGISVGINAYLFGSLATVSRTNAALLLGMTIVVGAAIALAYRPLLYVTFDEIGARAAGLDVARYNRLLAVLTAVVVVGAMQIMGVILVAAMLVIPVATTTAVSGFKRSAAAAVAVGQFATITGVTLSYVYDVAAGGTIVLVAISAYLAAAVANRIRRRPVDARRTRSEGARSAPISNGDDGE
- a CDS encoding metal ABC transporter ATP-binding protein, which gives rise to MTAVEVDDVTFAYGEQPVVERVTLDIDEGEFLGLVGPNGSGKTTLLKLMIGLHRPDNGTVTLFDEPAHAFDDGERIGYVPQDVTTAQSEMPITVREAVRMGRYPYRWVGRFDDGDRRAIDGAMERVGITDLADRRVGRLSGGQRQRVFIARAIASEADLLALDEPTVGVDAESRETFYDLLHGLNDEGLTIVLIEHDIGVVTTHASEIACLNRELFFHGDPERFVETNALADAYGGAQGVVHHDH
- a CDS encoding metal ABC transporter substrate-binding protein; translation: MDLTRRRLLAAGAVTAFSGGVAGCLDRSGGQTGGETTGTTAQASFFVFGDVTSQVAGDAANADLLVPVGQHGHGWEPGPRVREEIHGADLFVHGMDGFQPWVDDIKRDLDADGSDVVPIDASAGISLIEAGHSDHQENHEDEHNHEDEHNHEDEHNHEDEHNHEDEHNHEDEHNHEDEHNHEDEEGHGHDHSGGMDPHFWMDPLRVKEAVGNVRRGLTEVDAEDADVYAENAEAFNGRLDDLHERIETIVADASNDVILIAGHDSFGYFSDRYGVRIEALTSVSPDDIPTPRDIEAAQEVISTHDLRYICADPLESQAAAEQLVAETDAEEVLPLTAMPGLTDEWAGDEWGYLDVMENVNLPTIERVLNA
- a CDS encoding YbaK/EbsC family protein; protein product: MHPRAEEFTRTARDEYGIDVDVREFPEGTKTAADAAEAVGCSVAQIASGIVLSAGDGLVVSVTSGANRVDMAKIAATVGVKQDDVSMADADAIKETLGWSIGGVPPFCHATEVPVFMDETLAEFETVWAAAGTPKAVFEIEPETLAELADAPLIDVNQ
- a CDS encoding MBL fold metallo-hydrolase: MARRVTDGVTLLEIAWPEPIGANAYLVDDGEVTLVDAGVPLPRRSLTGQIRAAGYAVSEIDRVLLTHYDIDHVGGLARIDLDAPVYVGALDCRLVRRAWSPSWRHHKGAFHRIVRRLYPLSGIELRPVVDGDRIGGFDAFHTPGHNPGHTVYLQEELDAAMLGDLVWNTATGFVPPPWIDSYDTDRIEASIARIAGKRFEAACMGHGTPLSSGGDRALGALSDGLSAR
- a CDS encoding DUF6517 family protein, whose translation is MRRRALLAGAGGLTVSALSGCLGTAGLDEYEATPAGVDPAVREETGYEQTDVRDLVVRETVGFGGVSEEIVVTNYLTEHEKSISLGPFGSVRVAAFVLLTSPQISIAGQAFNPIAEMSTRELVDLLEADFEGINNVEHVSDGEVRILDQETVESIFEGKAQVNGTTVDVNIHITESVQTTNDHLITVGVYPTQVGSSEEENVRALMGGVVERTD